In the Candidatus Schekmanbacteria bacterium genome, AAGGTGCAGTAAATTTTACCTTATTAGAAAATGATGAGTTAAGTATTTTTTGGTCAAGATAAGGTCGCCCTTTCTTATAAGCTGTTATAGCATAGTAGTAGGTTTTACCTGATTTTATATCAGTATCTTCATATGTTTCTATACCTCCTGAACCTTCTTTATCACTTGTTTTTATTGTATCTATTAAAGTGTAATTATTCTTATTCTCCTTTCGCTTATATATCTTGAAACCATCTTCATCATCACTTGCGTCTGTCCAAGAAAGAAGAGGTTTGCCTTCCGTAGTAGTGGTTATTACAAGATCTTCAGGAGCTGTAGGAGCCGATGGCTTATCTTCCTGCCATGTTGCCCACAGCATAATATCACCTACATTTACATTGTCTTCATCTATCTTTGTGTTTATGTTAAAACTATCTTCATCATTGGGATTTAAAACATTATCTCTTGGAATTCCATTGATATCTTCTGTACTTCCTACATAGTCTGATTCAAAAGAGATTATGTCACCGCTACTGTTTTTTACAAGAGCATATACTTTTACATCCCAGAGCGGTATAGATGCATTATTGATGATTCTTCCTTTTATTTTTCTATTTCTCACTTTAACTTTTTTGGGCTTTATTTTTAGATTGCCTGTTCCCCTCAGTTTTAGAGTTTTTCTCTTTTTTGAGAATGTTTCTGTAAGAGATGAAGTGGCGCTTTGAGAGATTTTTGGAAATACTGCCACAAAATAACCCTTCTTGCCTTTTTTGATTACATTTTCTTTGATGGAATTATCCAAAGAAGGTATCCTTCTCGGTTCTAAGCCGATTACATCGACAATCTTTGAAGTTATTTCTCCTCCATTTTCATCGAATAGAGAAATCTTTACGCTTACACCTGATAACCATTTGTTTTTTTTATTTTTGACTTCACCATATACATAGTATTTACTTCCTCTTCTGATAACATTGACATCTCCTTTTTCAATCCGTGTATTCTTGTCTTTCTTCTTTTTACATCCAGAAGTATTGCCTCCAGTAAGCCCGACAGCGCCTAACAAAGGAAGAATCAATATGAACAACAATATGATTTTTATAGTTTTTTTCATTTTCCTTTCAGATTAATTTATTTAACTAAAAAGGAAACCTCATCATCCTTTTGCCGGATTTTCCTGAAGAGAAGCTTTTAAGCATCTTTTTCATTTGTGCAAACTGCTTCAAGAGCCTATTGACATCCTGCAGGGATGTCCCGCTTCCTTTAGCGATTCTCTTTCTGCGGCTTCCGTTTATTATCGAATGGTTCAATCTTTCCTTCTTTGTCATCGAATTTATTATTGCTTCAATTTTTTTTAGTTCTTTGTCGCTTACCTGTAGATTCCCCATTTTTTTGAAATTTCCTATTCCGGGAATCATATTGATTATTTCCTCCAAAGGTCCCATATTCTTTATTTGAATTAACTGCTCTCTGAAATCATCCAGCGTGAAGCTTTCCTCCCTTATCTTTTTTTCAAGCTCAGCCGCTTTTTCAGCATCGATGGCATCCTGCGCTTTTTCTATGAGCGTTAATACATCCCCCATTCCGAGAATTCTCGATGCAACTCTATCAGGGTAGAAGGGCTCGATTGCATCTACCTTTTCACCTGTGGCTATAAATTTTATTGGTTTTCCTGTTATAGCCCTCATCGATAATGCCGCACCGCCTCTTGCATCGCCATCCATTTTTGTCAGTATAATTCCAGTAATGCCTATCTGTAAGTCAAATTCTTTGGCAACATTTACAGCATCTTGTCCTGTCATACTGTCGCCAACAAGGATTTTTTCCGAAATAGGGACGCTTTCTGCAATCTCTTTGAGCTCATCCATTAAGGCGGTATCAATATGTAATCTGCCAGCAGTATCGATAATCAGTATATCGTAATTATTTTCAATGGAATATTCATATGCTCTGCGTGCTATATCTTTCGGTTTTTCTGAAGTTGAGGATGGATGGACATAAAGGCCATTCTTTTCAGCCAAAGTTTTCAACTGCTCTATTGCGGCAGGCCTGTAAATGTCTGCTGAGACAAGACAGGGATTATGTCCATTCTTTTTTAAAAGAGAAG is a window encoding:
- a CDS encoding fibronectin type III domain-containing protein, which encodes MKKTIKIILLFILILPLLGAVGLTGGNTSGCKKKKDKNTRIEKGDVNVIRRGSKYYVYGEVKNKKNKWLSGVSVKISLFDENGGEITSKIVDVIGLEPRRIPSLDNSIKENVIKKGKKGYFVAVFPKISQSATSSLTETFSKKRKTLKLRGTGNLKIKPKKVKVRNRKIKGRIINNASIPLWDVKVYALVKNSSGDIISFESDYVGSTEDINGIPRDNVLNPNDEDSFNINTKIDEDNVNVGDIMLWATWQEDKPSAPTAPEDLVITTTTEGKPLLSWTDASDDEDGFKIYKRKENKNNYTLIDTIKTSDKEGSGGIETYEDTDIKSGKTYYYAITAYKKGRPYLDQKILNSSFSNKVKFTAP
- a CDS encoding signal recognition particle protein; its protein translation is MFENLSKKLEEAFAKLRKRGKLSEADVKAGLKEVKMALLEADVNFRVVKDFIKKVEEKATGQEILKSLTPGQQVIKVVNEELIGLLGEKNEKLSLEKSKGISVIMLLGLQGCGKTTTAVKLASLLKKNGHNPCLVSADIYRPAAIEQLKTLAEKNGLYVHPSSTSEKPKDIARRAYEYSIENNYDILIIDTAGRLHIDTALMDELKEIAESVPISEKILVGDSMTGQDAVNVAKEFDLQIGITGIILTKMDGDARGGAALSMRAITGKPIKFIATGEKVDAIEPFYPDRVASRILGMGDVLTLIEKAQDAIDAEKAAELEKKIREESFTLDDFREQLIQIKNMGPLEEIINMIPGIGNFKKMGNLQVSDKELKKIEAIINSMTKKERLNHSIINGSRRKRIAKGSGTSLQDVNRLLKQFAQMKKMLKSFSSGKSGKRMMRFPF